One Terriglobia bacterium DNA segment encodes these proteins:
- a CDS encoding adenylate/guanylate cyclase domain-containing protein: protein MKLWDKKPQGPPGAVVTGKSWYKRLDVGISLVVTAVGVLIFYYAQVLGSSAAAVSFIQNVELRSLDARFVLRGERPHDPRIVIVDLDEKTLEKVGSFPIARNAYARVIENLKKDGASIVAFDIVFPKPEKNSAVEALKKLEAEVHGRAPAAVVDRIREIERTSDNDAILAESMKHAENVILGHIFLDAVRAKSQDPQAAEDYYNILWGQPFPQMRPLPDAGKFDLNTAWSDPRQGHLGKVFVSIEPNIRIIAEAARSYGFFNNEPDGDGTYRRAILLVRYQNFEWYPSLALEAVRQYEEIPNEQIIGWMGPTGLDNVQMGQHVLKTRPDATMLINFAGPFRTYQHYSMVDVMNGALPPQTFRNKIVLLGSTALGIGDIRPTPFQSADYMGVEIHANIIDNILHNGEKGRGFLTHGRREEMIDLAFLLAFGLGLGYLFGHAKPITSTVVAIVALAVFAAVVYETFARFSLWLSFVLPAGVLVANYAAVTSFRMIFEEREKRKIRHAFGQYVAPGVIALLEQDPERYFKPGGERREITVMFSDIRSFTTIAEDMTPEELVSVLNEYLGQMTDVLFKSWGTLDKYIGDALMAFWNSPYPQEEHAMRGASCALNMLDRLAEMNAAWAAAGKKQLSIGIGLNTGPVNVGNMGSEKRLSWTVMGDNVNLASRLEGMTKEYHCPVIVSEFTYEQIRSGFVCRELDRIRVMGKMQPVAIYELMGFLPEREKFADLLEEYEEALAAYRRHEWDKALKLFEALLAKYPHDGPSQVLLQRCIEFCAESPAEDWDGVYDMKTK, encoded by the coding sequence ATGAAGCTGTGGGATAAGAAGCCACAAGGGCCGCCGGGCGCGGTGGTCACCGGAAAGTCCTGGTACAAGCGGCTGGACGTCGGTATCTCCCTGGTGGTGACCGCGGTCGGGGTGTTGATCTTCTACTACGCTCAAGTCCTGGGCAGCAGCGCGGCCGCCGTCTCATTCATCCAGAACGTCGAGCTGCGTTCGCTGGACGCCCGTTTCGTCCTGCGCGGCGAGAGGCCGCACGATCCACGCATCGTGATCGTGGACCTTGACGAGAAAACGCTGGAGAAGGTCGGGTCATTTCCGATCGCGCGCAATGCCTACGCGCGGGTTATCGAGAACCTGAAAAAGGATGGGGCCAGCATAGTCGCGTTCGACATCGTCTTCCCTAAGCCGGAGAAAAATTCCGCGGTCGAGGCGCTGAAGAAACTCGAAGCGGAGGTGCACGGGAGGGCTCCTGCGGCGGTCGTCGACCGCATCCGCGAGATCGAACGCACCAGCGACAACGACGCCATCCTGGCCGAGTCGATGAAACACGCAGAGAACGTGATCCTCGGACACATCTTCCTGGATGCCGTGCGCGCGAAATCGCAGGACCCGCAAGCAGCGGAGGATTACTACAACATCCTCTGGGGGCAGCCCTTCCCGCAGATGCGGCCACTGCCGGATGCGGGCAAGTTCGATCTCAATACCGCGTGGTCTGACCCCAGGCAAGGCCACTTGGGGAAAGTCTTTGTAAGCATCGAGCCGAACATCCGGATCATCGCGGAGGCGGCGCGGTCGTACGGATTCTTCAACAACGAGCCCGACGGGGACGGCACCTACCGTCGCGCGATCCTGCTGGTCCGCTACCAGAACTTCGAGTGGTACCCCTCCCTAGCCCTGGAGGCGGTCCGGCAATACGAGGAGATCCCCAACGAGCAAATCATCGGGTGGATGGGGCCGACCGGCCTCGACAACGTCCAGATGGGCCAGCACGTGCTGAAAACGCGCCCCGACGCCACCATGCTGATCAACTTCGCCGGGCCATTCCGCACCTACCAGCATTACTCCATGGTCGATGTGATGAATGGTGCGCTGCCTCCACAGACTTTCCGGAACAAGATCGTGCTGCTAGGCTCAACCGCTCTCGGCATCGGCGACATACGGCCCACGCCATTTCAGAGCGCGGATTACATGGGAGTAGAGATCCACGCCAACATCATCGACAACATCCTGCATAACGGCGAGAAGGGGCGCGGATTCCTCACCCACGGAAGGCGCGAGGAAATGATCGACCTCGCCTTCCTGCTGGCCTTCGGGCTGGGGCTGGGGTACTTGTTCGGGCACGCGAAGCCGATCACCTCGACGGTAGTCGCCATCGTGGCGTTGGCCGTGTTTGCAGCAGTCGTGTACGAAACATTTGCCCGATTCAGCCTGTGGCTGAGCTTCGTGCTGCCGGCGGGCGTGTTGGTCGCCAACTACGCCGCGGTCACCAGCTTCCGCATGATCTTCGAGGAGAGAGAGAAGCGGAAGATCCGCCACGCTTTCGGGCAGTACGTGGCGCCGGGGGTGATCGCGCTGCTGGAGCAGGACCCGGAACGGTACTTCAAACCGGGCGGCGAGCGGCGGGAGATCACCGTGATGTTCAGCGACATCCGGTCGTTCACCACCATCGCCGAGGACATGACACCGGAAGAGCTGGTGAGCGTGCTCAACGAGTATCTGGGCCAGATGACCGATGTCCTTTTCAAATCGTGGGGCACGCTCGACAAGTACATCGGCGACGCTCTGATGGCGTTCTGGAACTCGCCGTATCCACAGGAGGAGCACGCCATGCGCGGGGCATCGTGCGCGCTCAACATGCTCGACCGGCTGGCCGAGATGAACGCCGCCTGGGCGGCGGCGGGGAAGAAGCAGCTCAGTATCGGCATCGGGCTCAATACGGGCCCGGTCAATGTGGGCAACATGGGTTCGGAGAAGAGGCTTTCCTGGACGGTGATGGGAGACAACGTGAACCTGGCGTCGCGGCTGGAGGGCATGACCAAGGAATATCACTGCCCGGTCATCGTCAGCGAATTCACCTACGAGCAGATCCGGAGTGGGTTCGTGTGCCGCGAGCTGGACCGCATCCGGGTGATGGGAAAGATGCAGCCGGTGGCGATCTACGAGCTCATGGGGTTCCTGCCGGAGCGGGAGAAATTCGCTGACCTGCTGGAGGAGTACGAAGAAGCGCTGGCCGCGTATCGCCGGCATGAGTGGGACAAGGCCTTAAAATTGTTCGAGGCCCTGCTGGCGAAGTATCCCCACGACGGTCCGTCGCAGGTGCTGTTGCAGCGCTGTATCGAGTTCTGCGCCGAATCCCCGGCGGAAGATTGGGACGGCGTGTACGACATGAAGACAAAATGA
- a CDS encoding NUDIX hydrolase, translated as MKRDYPDRPIVGVGAVIVDGDRALVVRRATEPLKGQWSIPGGVLELGETLRAGAAREALEETGLKVEVGEVLEVVDRIIPDDEGKTRYHYVLVDFLCRRIAGEARAGSDVSAVRWVSRTELRTFDIAESAAEVIRKGFARSEK; from the coding sequence ATGAAGAGAGATTATCCCGATCGGCCGATCGTCGGCGTCGGAGCCGTGATCGTGGACGGCGACCGCGCGCTGGTGGTACGCCGCGCCACCGAGCCGCTCAAGGGGCAGTGGTCGATCCCCGGCGGCGTGCTGGAACTGGGCGAGACGCTGCGCGCCGGCGCCGCGCGCGAGGCCCTGGAAGAGACTGGCCTCAAGGTCGAAGTAGGAGAAGTGCTTGAAGTCGTCGATCGCATCATTCCCGACGACGAGGGGAAGACGCGCTACCACTACGTGCTGGTGGATTTCCTGTGCCGGAGGATCGCGGGCGAAGCGCGGGCCGGCAGCGACGTCAGCGCGGTGCGCTGGGTCAGCCGGACCGAGCTGAGGACCTTCGACATCGCGGAGTCGGCGGCAGAGGTCATCCGCAAGGGCTTCGCACGGAGTGAGAAGTGA
- a CDS encoding ChaN family lipoprotein: MAPSAGIRSRRRSAGQLHALAALQREIQATDPNGRRKYLRDFAASYRSYETILSESELRGRIRSSDVLLVGDYHSLRRSQEFTANLIHESGAAGQPVVLGVEFIYARDQHILDEWLAGEIDNDELRERIRFDLEWSYEWEPFLGVLEAARRSGVAAYGLDCPPRDDLRKIAARDRHAAAKLAEIRERHPGAPVVALFGESHLAPGHLPEQVRLRLPDARLLTVLQNVDALFWKAAGEQVDRVEAVQVTEGVVCAFNATPLEKYESYRQCIERWRQERRTGPDLEPTIYNLVDAMARFLHIDTYASQNGTQPRYLVDQMPEVCSVAAEDQLRRQLARKRATELEQREVLTRLKTHGCCYLPRVNTVFVREFQMVGGAEEAVRFVHAACSGWAGSVTESAAPSDDALAEYVFYQRTLEEALAYFGSRVLSPERPPVREADLYALYTQPCESVEQRFDGYREFMETIDFLVLHKDWETNFRRYFQMPQLLRDGIRYRDERFVFVTEKLGHMLGSELYDAYVAGRLSKRYIRALFFRKLAAADSARKMYFDVVRRSRVPRQRVLA; the protein is encoded by the coding sequence ATGGCGCCATCAGCGGGAATCCGATCGCGGCGCCGCAGCGCGGGACAGTTGCACGCCCTGGCCGCATTGCAGCGCGAAATCCAGGCCACTGACCCCAATGGCCGCAGGAAATACTTGCGCGATTTCGCCGCTTCCTACCGCTCGTACGAGACGATTCTCAGCGAAAGCGAGCTGCGGGGGAGGATCCGCAGTTCCGACGTCCTGCTGGTGGGCGACTACCACTCCCTCCGACGCTCGCAGGAATTCACCGCTAACCTCATCCACGAGTCGGGAGCGGCCGGGCAGCCGGTCGTGCTCGGCGTCGAATTCATCTACGCGCGCGACCAGCACATCCTGGACGAATGGCTTGCGGGCGAGATCGACAACGACGAGCTGCGGGAACGTATCCGCTTCGACCTGGAGTGGAGCTACGAGTGGGAGCCGTTCCTGGGGGTGCTGGAGGCGGCGCGGCGGTCTGGAGTCGCGGCGTATGGATTGGACTGCCCTCCGCGTGACGACCTGCGCAAGATCGCGGCGCGAGACCGCCACGCCGCCGCCAAGCTGGCCGAGATCCGCGAGCGCCATCCGGGCGCGCCCGTTGTGGCGCTGTTCGGCGAGTCGCACCTTGCGCCCGGCCATCTGCCGGAGCAGGTGCGGCTGCGCCTGCCGGATGCCCGCCTGCTCACCGTCCTGCAGAACGTGGACGCGCTGTTCTGGAAGGCGGCGGGCGAGCAAGTAGACCGAGTAGAAGCCGTGCAGGTAACAGAAGGAGTCGTCTGCGCCTTCAACGCCACGCCGCTGGAGAAGTACGAGAGTTACCGGCAATGCATCGAACGCTGGCGGCAGGAGCGCCGGACCGGGCCCGACCTGGAGCCCACTATCTACAACCTGGTGGACGCGATGGCACGCTTCCTGCACATCGATACCTATGCTTCGCAGAACGGCACCCAGCCACGCTATCTCGTGGACCAGATGCCGGAGGTGTGCAGCGTGGCGGCCGAAGACCAGCTGCGCCGCCAGCTGGCGCGCAAGCGCGCCACGGAGCTCGAGCAACGAGAGGTCCTGACGCGTCTCAAAACGCACGGATGCTGCTACCTGCCCCGGGTCAACACGGTGTTCGTGCGCGAGTTCCAGATGGTGGGCGGGGCCGAAGAGGCGGTGCGCTTCGTGCACGCAGCGTGCTCCGGGTGGGCCGGGAGCGTGACGGAGTCCGCCGCTCCAAGCGACGACGCCCTTGCCGAGTACGTCTTTTACCAGCGCACGCTGGAAGAGGCGCTCGCCTATTTCGGTTCGCGGGTGCTCAGCCCCGAACGTCCGCCGGTGCGCGAGGCAGACCTGTACGCGCTGTACACGCAGCCTTGCGAATCGGTCGAGCAGCGCTTCGACGGCTACCGCGAGTTCATGGAGACGATCGACTTCCTCGTCCTGCACAAGGACTGGGAGACAAACTTTCGCCGATACTTCCAGATGCCGCAACTGCTGCGCGATGGCATCCGCTACCGCGATGAGAGGTTTGTTTTCGTCACCGAGAAGCTCGGCCACATGCTGGGCAGCGAGCTGTACGACGCCTACGTCGCCGGACGCCTGTCGAAGCGGTACATCCGCGCATTGTTCTTCCGCAAGCTGGCTGCCGCCGATTCGGCGAGGAAGATGTACTTCGACGTCGTCCGGCGGTCGCGCGTCCCCCGGCAGCGCGTTCTAGCCTGA
- the uvrA gene encoding excinuclease ABC subunit UvrA: MAITKITVRGARQHNLKNISVEIPRNTLTVITGLSGSGKSSLAFDTIYAEGQRRYVETLSAYARQFLDQMERPDVDSIDGLSPAISIEQKTTSRSPRSTVGTITELYDYLRLLYANVGVPHCPQCGREITRQSAGQIVQQVMELKAEDRVMILAPIVRGRKGEFTKELEKLAAHGFVRARIDGELRNLEEEIKLDKRKNHTIEVVIDRLLVKPGIEKRLENSVAIAMKLAGGLVLVAVVDGEERLFSSRLACPVCGINVPTLEPRSFSFNSVYGACPECHGLGSKYDFDPAKVIVDWSKPLLDGGLGPGSGSTYLHRLLALAAEAYGFDLSIPFEQLPEKTQTLILYGPDATQARKVGFHGLLAFLKQNMEEASSESYREWLLNYMSATQCPACHGRRLRPESLAVKVNQLSIADFTALAVEKAIKAVDRIKLNEREQKIAGRVVREIAERLQFLDAVGLGYISLDRSAATLSGGEGQRIRLATQIGSRLRGVLYVLDEPSIGLHHRDNGRLLSALEDLRDLGNTVLVVEHDEETIRRADYVIDLGPGAGRHGGAVVAAGTPKDIENAAASLTGRYISGELSIAMRLERRKTNGHAITVLGARENNLKSIDVAFPLGVMTVVTGVSGSGKSTLVNDILYRALAKQLYRSREEPGAHKGIAGAENVDKVIRIDQSPIGRTPRSNPATYTGVFTQIRDLYAMLPESRERGYKAGRFSFNVPGGRCEACQGEGQKRIEMNFLPDVYVQCDICGGKRYNHETLAVRFKGFSIADLLETSAADALPALENIPQVRQKLQTLVDVGLGYIHLGQSAVTLSGGEAQRIKLARELSKRQTGRTLYLLDEPTTGLHFDDVKKLLDVLHRLTDLGNTIVIIEHNMDVIRSADWIIDLGPEGGDGGGRVVVQGTPEQVGRTRKSYTGQALAAVLAHTRPGARQ; encoded by the coding sequence ATGGCCATCACTAAGATCACGGTGCGCGGCGCGCGCCAGCACAACCTGAAGAACATCTCGGTCGAGATCCCGCGCAACACCCTGACCGTGATCACCGGCCTCTCCGGATCCGGCAAGTCTTCGCTGGCATTCGACACCATCTATGCCGAAGGCCAGCGCCGCTACGTCGAGACCCTCTCCGCCTACGCCCGCCAGTTCCTTGACCAGATGGAGCGTCCCGACGTCGATTCCATCGACGGCCTCTCGCCCGCCATCTCCATCGAGCAGAAGACCACCAGCCGTTCCCCGCGCTCCACCGTGGGGACGATCACCGAGCTCTACGATTACTTGCGCCTGCTCTATGCCAACGTGGGCGTGCCCCATTGCCCGCAGTGCGGCCGCGAGATCACCCGCCAGTCTGCCGGCCAGATCGTGCAGCAGGTGATGGAACTCAAGGCCGAAGACCGCGTGATGATCCTGGCTCCCATCGTCCGCGGGCGTAAGGGCGAATTCACCAAGGAGCTGGAGAAACTCGCCGCACACGGTTTTGTACGCGCCCGCATCGACGGCGAGCTGCGCAACCTCGAAGAAGAGATCAAGCTCGACAAGCGCAAGAACCACACCATCGAGGTGGTCATCGACCGCCTGCTGGTCAAGCCCGGCATCGAGAAGCGCCTGGAGAACTCGGTCGCCATCGCCATGAAGCTGGCCGGCGGCCTGGTGCTTGTGGCCGTGGTAGACGGCGAGGAGCGCCTCTTTTCTTCCCGCCTGGCCTGTCCGGTCTGCGGCATCAACGTGCCCACGCTCGAGCCGCGCTCGTTCTCCTTCAACAGCGTGTACGGCGCCTGCCCGGAGTGCCACGGCCTGGGCAGCAAGTACGATTTCGATCCCGCGAAGGTGATCGTGGACTGGTCCAAGCCTCTGCTCGACGGCGGCCTCGGCCCCGGCTCCGGCTCGACCTATCTCCATCGCCTGCTGGCGCTCGCCGCCGAGGCCTACGGCTTCGACCTCTCCATCCCGTTCGAACAACTTCCCGAGAAGACGCAGACCCTCATCCTCTACGGCCCCGACGCCACGCAGGCCAGGAAGGTTGGGTTCCACGGCTTGCTGGCGTTCCTGAAGCAGAACATGGAAGAAGCGTCGTCGGAGAGCTACCGCGAGTGGCTGCTCAACTACATGTCGGCGACGCAGTGCCCGGCGTGCCACGGCAGACGCCTGCGTCCGGAGAGCTTGGCCGTCAAAGTCAATCAGCTCTCCATTGCCGACTTCACCGCCCTCGCCGTCGAGAAAGCCATCAAAGCGGTCGACAGGATCAAGCTCAACGAGCGCGAGCAGAAGATCGCCGGCCGCGTGGTGCGCGAGATCGCCGAGCGCCTGCAATTCCTCGATGCTGTCGGCCTGGGCTACATCTCCCTCGACCGCTCCGCCGCCACGCTTTCCGGCGGCGAAGGCCAGCGCATCCGTCTGGCCACGCAGATCGGCTCGCGCCTGCGCGGAGTGCTCTACGTTCTCGACGAGCCCTCCATCGGCCTGCATCACCGCGACAACGGACGCCTGCTCAGCGCCCTCGAAGACCTGCGCGATCTCGGCAACACCGTCCTCGTCGTCGAGCACGATGAAGAGACCATCCGCCGCGCCGATTACGTCATTGACCTCGGCCCCGGTGCCGGACGCCATGGCGGTGCGGTCGTCGCTGCCGGCACCCCCAAAGACATCGAGAACGCCGCAGCCTCCCTCACCGGCCGCTACATCTCCGGCGAGCTTTCCATCGCGATGCGCCTTGAGCGCCGCAAGACCAACGGCCACGCCATCACCGTGCTGGGCGCGCGCGAGAACAATCTTAAGAGTATCGACGTCGCGTTCCCGCTCGGCGTCATGACCGTGGTCACCGGCGTTTCCGGCAGCGGCAAATCCACACTGGTGAACGACATCCTCTACCGCGCGCTGGCCAAGCAGCTCTACCGTTCTCGCGAGGAGCCCGGCGCGCACAAGGGCATCGCCGGCGCCGAGAACGTCGACAAGGTCATCCGCATCGACCAGTCGCCCATCGGGCGTACGCCGCGCTCCAACCCCGCCACCTACACCGGCGTCTTCACCCAGATCCGCGACCTCTACGCCATGCTTCCGGAATCCCGCGAGCGCGGATACAAGGCGGGGCGATTCTCCTTCAACGTTCCCGGCGGACGCTGCGAGGCCTGCCAGGGCGAGGGCCAGAAGCGGATCGAGATGAATTTCTTGCCCGACGTCTACGTGCAGTGCGACATCTGTGGCGGCAAGCGCTACAACCACGAGACCCTGGCGGTGAGGTTCAAGGGCTTCTCCATCGCCGACCTGCTCGAGACCTCGGCCGCCGACGCCCTGCCCGCTCTGGAGAACATCCCCCAGGTCCGCCAGAAGTTGCAGACGCTGGTGGACGTCGGCCTTGGCTACATCCATCTGGGCCAGTCGGCGGTCACGCTCTCCGGCGGCGAGGCGCAGCGCATCAAGCTGGCCCGCGAGCTCTCCAAGCGCCAGACCGGGCGCACCCTCTACCTGCTCGATGAGCCTACCACCGGCCTGCATTTCGACGACGTCAAGAAGCTGCTCGACGTGCTGCACCGCCTGACCGATCTGGGCAACACTATCGTCATCATCGAACACAACATGGACGTCATCCGCTCCGCTGACTGGATCATCGACCTCGGCCCCGAGGGCGGAGACGGCGGCGGGCGTGTCGTCGTCCAGGGCACCCCCGAGCAGGTCGGCCGCACCCGCAAGTCCTACACTGGCCAGGCGCTCGCCGCAGTCCTCGCCCACACCCGGCCCGGCGCGCGCCAGTGA
- the larB gene encoding nickel pincer cofactor biosynthesis protein LarB, giving the protein MKAESIRRLFEDVRRGKLSADEAVSRLRHLPFEDLGFAKVDHHRVLRAGMPEVVLAAGKPPGQVAEIFARLARHKTNVLATRATREHYDAVHAALPKTEYHELARAIVLQQDRKKYGKGTIAVVSAGTSDIPVAEEAVVTAEVMGNDVEHVYDVGVAGIHRLLAHRKALTRARVVIVCAGMEGALPSVVGGLVRVPVIAVPTSVGYGASFEGLAALLGMLNSCASNVSVVNIDNGFGAGYVASVINRL; this is encoded by the coding sequence GTGAAGGCTGAATCCATCCGCAGATTGTTCGAAGACGTCCGCCGGGGAAAGCTCTCGGCGGACGAGGCCGTCTCGCGTCTGCGGCATCTTCCGTTCGAAGATCTAGGGTTCGCCAAGGTGGACCACCATCGCGTGCTGCGCGCGGGCATGCCGGAGGTGGTGCTGGCGGCGGGGAAGCCGCCGGGCCAGGTGGCGGAGATCTTCGCACGGCTGGCGCGGCACAAAACCAACGTCCTGGCCACGCGCGCCACCCGCGAGCACTACGATGCCGTGCATGCCGCGTTACCCAAGACCGAGTACCACGAGCTGGCGCGCGCCATTGTTTTGCAGCAGGATCGGAAGAAGTACGGGAAGGGAACGATCGCGGTGGTGTCGGCCGGCACCAGCGACATCCCCGTCGCCGAAGAGGCGGTGGTCACGGCCGAGGTGATGGGCAACGACGTGGAGCACGTCTACGACGTGGGCGTCGCCGGGATCCATCGCCTGCTGGCGCACCGCAAAGCCCTCACCAGGGCGCGAGTGGTGATCGTATGCGCGGGGATGGAAGGGGCGTTGCCCAGCGTGGTGGGCGGCCTGGTGCGCGTGCCGGTGATCGCTGTGCCCACCAGCGTGGGCTATGGCGCTTCTTTTGAAGGCCTGGCGGCCTTGTTGGGAATGCTCAACTCCTGCGCCTCCAACGTGAGCGTGGTCAACATCGACAACGGCTTTGGCGCGGGATACGTCGCCTCCGTGATCAACCGCCTCTAG
- a CDS encoding nitroreductase family protein, with amino-acid sequence MAKVASERPLSEAVRERRATGHFESTPIHEEDLKKILQAGMEAPSGYNLQPWRFVVVRDAEQRKRLREAAMGQPRVEEAPVIIVACGDPQGWKKGDLEEMLRMGNEHGFPEAGNEGARKAVTGLLSGAGGEAGGISGNTHVWVNRHVMIAYTTMMWMAECLGYDTAPMEGFWEDKVKQVLNIPNEVRVVALLAVGRRKGDDKPYGGRFAMSKVIFDNQWGKGLQL; translated from the coding sequence ATGGCGAAAGTCGCAAGCGAGAGACCATTGAGCGAGGCGGTGCGCGAGCGCCGCGCGACCGGTCATTTTGAATCCACTCCCATCCACGAGGAAGACCTCAAGAAGATCTTGCAGGCGGGCATGGAAGCGCCGAGCGGCTACAACCTGCAGCCCTGGCGCTTCGTGGTGGTGCGCGATGCGGAACAGCGCAAACGGCTGCGCGAAGCGGCGATGGGACAACCCAGGGTGGAGGAAGCTCCGGTGATCATCGTGGCCTGCGGCGATCCGCAGGGCTGGAAGAAGGGTGATCTGGAGGAGATGCTGCGCATGGGCAACGAGCATGGCTTCCCGGAGGCGGGCAATGAGGGTGCGCGCAAAGCCGTCACCGGGCTGCTCAGCGGCGCGGGAGGCGAAGCGGGCGGCATCAGCGGCAACACGCACGTGTGGGTGAACCGCCACGTGATGATCGCCTACACCACGATGATGTGGATGGCGGAGTGCCTGGGATATGACACTGCGCCGATGGAAGGATTCTGGGAAGACAAGGTGAAGCAGGTCCTGAATATCCCCAACGAGGTGCGGGTGGTGGCGCTGCTGGCGGTGGGGCGGCGCAAGGGCGACGACAAGCCCTATGGGGGACGGTTCGCGATGTCCAAGGTGATCTTCGACAACCAGTGGGGCAAAGGGCTGCAACTGTAA
- a CDS encoding UbiX family flavin prenyltransferase, which translates to MRDAPQNLTVASTGASGSVFLRHLLLAVERDQRVHTVNFIVSDSGLRVIAEELGLRGRSRLVEQILGKKSKKIQPQNNDDIGANVASGSYPTDAMIVIPCSMGTLARIANGTAERLIERAADVCMKERRPLVLCVRETPLNKVHIRNLGLAADAGATIYPLIPTFYNKPQDSEEMAREFANRVLAHMGLPQNEAYRWKG; encoded by the coding sequence ATGAGGGACGCCCCCCAGAACCTCACCGTCGCGAGCACCGGCGCCAGCGGGTCAGTGTTCCTTCGTCACCTGCTGTTGGCCGTGGAACGCGATCAGCGGGTTCACACCGTGAACTTTATCGTCTCCGATAGCGGCTTACGAGTAATCGCCGAGGAACTGGGGTTGCGCGGCCGCAGCCGGCTGGTCGAGCAGATCCTGGGCAAGAAGTCGAAGAAGATCCAGCCGCAGAACAACGACGACATCGGGGCCAACGTGGCCAGCGGCTCCTATCCGACCGACGCCATGATCGTGATCCCGTGCAGCATGGGCACGCTGGCGCGGATCGCCAACGGCACCGCCGAGCGGCTCATCGAGCGCGCCGCCGACGTTTGCATGAAGGAGCGCCGCCCGCTGGTGCTCTGCGTGCGCGAGACGCCGCTGAACAAGGTCCACATCCGCAACCTGGGACTCGCTGCCGACGCCGGCGCCACCATTTATCCCCTCATCCCCACCTTCTACAACAAGCCCCAGGATTCGGAGGAGATGGCGCGCGAGTTCGCCAATCGGGTGCTGGCGCACATGGGCCTGCCTCAAAACGAAGCGTATCGCTGGAAGGGATAG